The sequence below is a genomic window from Setaria italica strain Yugu1 chromosome IV, Setaria_italica_v2.0, whole genome shotgun sequence.
gccgagtgccaccaaaaaaacactcggcaaacacccacggggcactcagcaaacctggggcactcggcaaatccttgAGCACGTGACTTCCACGTGCCGCGCTGTGCCGCCGCCGTGACGGACGttaaggtttgccgagtgtcgacggggggcactcggcaaacaccgaGTGTCTcgatggggcactcggcaaacatggagtttgccgagtgtcatcccccgggcactcggcaaaccttgggggttgccgagtgttttttggcacactcggcaaaaaaaaaatcctcctccgccctccaaactttttatactccacatgtataagatttggcactgcatggtacaaGGTGGACTTcttattgacctgtttgctatatttaattaattaatttcatttagagtaaattgttgatttaagtcaaatttgaaccgcaggtgattggaataatggaataatatgagtggaaaaatcatattcatgttattgagtccaaattgaggtctcacccagaaaataaaaagaaatttcgaacattttgttaaggaaacacgactacgaacgtggtgccaaatgattttttaattctcaaaaatacaaagccctggtgtttgccgagtgcctcccgtctggcactcggcaaacctgccGTTACCCCCGACGCCATCATCGCGTATTTCGCCGAGTacatcttttcgccgagtgttttttgaccGTTGGCAAAATGTTTGTCGAGTGCTcgcgttttgacactcggcaaactaggctttgccgacaGAAAATTtaccgagtgttacactcggcaaaacctttgccgagtgtttttggggtttcgccgagtgcctgtggcactcggcaaagcttctggTTCCCGTAGTGTATTATCAAGATGAATACTAAACATGTTGATATCTATGTTTCGAATGACCAAAATTGTGGCTGCAATCAAATGATCAGTTTCTCACCACGATGGTACTCAGATCCTAttgagaataaagaaaaagtACTTATGTATCGATCCAATAGGGTTGAGTGGGCGCGCGTATATATAAATGTATATATGTGTTCGTGTGTTTGTTTTTAAGAAATAAGTCCAAGTTGTAGGTTTCATATGATTGTGCATTACTCTTTctataaaataatttttttatgaattATATATATTGATCGTTCGATTTTTACTATATAAGCGTAATAAATTAAACAAGAAACGATGTGCAACTTATGTGATGCCCACAAACCAATCATATTATAAAAGATACGTAGAAGAAATAATATATATGTTGTGCTTTGATGAAGAGATGAGAAGGAAACAAATATGTACTACAAGATAAATGCATGATTAAGAATATCATGTGGCAATTCTATTCTTTTAGTTGGTTAGCATGTAGTTTGAGTGGGTCAGATCTAGAAGTCCGACCTGACTTGTTGAGTTAAATCCTATTTGGACATGTGGGTCGGCTTAGACGATGCTCACTTTGTAATCACAGTTGTTTCATCATTGGTATTATCTCCTATCGAGCATCGCCTCTAGAACTTTATATAGCAATATCATCTGCTACTTCGTATTGAAAATTATATCTATGCTTTTTAGGTATTATATGATTGAGTTTGTGATCAGACATATGTTTTTGAGGTGTGACTTGTATTCTTGTGGAATTCCCCTCTTCTGATCGTTTGGAGATTAAAGGGAATATACATTTTTTTCTACCAATTCTAAATTGTGAATATGTAAAAGAATGGACAAACTCTTTGAGCATTCCTTGTCACATCATTCTTCCTCATGTCCTTGGAACCCTAGCGCTACCGTCACTAATCGCTCCCATGTGCTCCTTCATAAAAACACTATTATATTCCATCACCGATGTTGTACTACGATATCGTTCGAGTTCGGTTTTTCGGGTTCGGGATTGTTATGGGGGTGAATGGATGGCTGAATCCGGTCTGATCAGCTGACGGGATGCAACTTCGTCTTGATGATTGCCTAGACAAGCTGCTGGACCTGGCTTTGGATACGAAAAATTTCAACGCTTCTGCAGAGGTTGGCTGGCGGGGTGCAAGCGGTGCATGCGCGCAGACTAAAATCTGCTGGACGCGTGCTTCATCTGGACAACCAGTCAAGTGTGCCGCGTGGCCATTCTGCATACCTCCAGGCAACCAATCAGAAGGTACTTGCATGGCCTTAGCCTGACCCAAGGGAATatgtttggaaggagggggctaaattttagccctcgtcacatcgaatgtttggatactaattagaagtattaaacttagattaattacaatactaattacacaacctctaggctaaatcgcgagacgaatctattaaacctaattagttcatgatttgacaatgtggtgctacagtaaccattcactaatgatggattaattaggcttaatagatttgtctcgcgatttagcctagggattctgcaattagttttgtaattagcttatgtttagtcctcctaatgagtatccgaacatccaatgtgacagggctaaagtttagccctctcctcccaaacacccccgtgtGAGCCAGGCTACACTATTGCAAGAAACCAATCAGACCCTATATGTTCACTCTCTAGTGGCTTTAGAAGGAAGGTTATATCAGTGGAAGTTAGTGGTGTGTGGAGAACTCCACAAATAAGTGTACACAATAATACTCATGTTTTTTGTTCCTAAATATTTGCCATTCTATTATATGATTTTTCCAAGCAAGTGAAGAATCTGTTGAACTAGAAAACAACGAACGAACTTTAAGGGCATGTTGTCTATGCATCATAAAGTACAAGCTTCTTATGCTTTGCAAGTCGTGCGAATTTAGGGGCTTCATGATTCCACTCTCCACATGGGTCAGGGTATATCTCAGTAAACGTCGTGCCACCTCCAGACTTCAGTGATGAGAAAATTACTTGGTCAGTTGGCTCATAGATATCTGATAAATAGTAATTAATCATGATGTAGTTCTTCTATTCAAAACATAAAaataactagtgttttcatatGATCATATTTAAAATAGACGTTATCATTTTTACGTATCAATGTTAATGCCTTTTGTATATAACATCTTTTATCTAGAGACATCTTTAAAAGCACCGAGCTTTGTATGATGTTTATATTACCTTGCAGGAATACTGCATATTTCATTTCAATAACATTCTAGAAGTTTTCTTTAATTTGTGAGTTAAAAAATGTTTTACAGGTGACAATGGATATGCTATGTTAAGGTAATACTTTTAAAGAAACAATATATCATAATCATTTTCTATCATATGTGAGGAGCATTAAGATAAGAAGAAGTGTATATGATTGTCTTAAGTTGAAAAATATGATTGCCTTCCTGCTAGTTGTGAAAGTAGATTTCTTGATAAAGGTTGAATTTTAGTTTGTcggtatatataatttgttcttTTATATTGATGATTAAGCCGTCAAGTGTCAAGGCTAAAATGTTTGACTTTAGATAGACTTATATTTTGTGATATATAGGAGGTCCTAGTATTGTATTTACACCGACAGGTTGACCCAGTATCTAGTGCGCAAAGTAAGGTcgtgtttctttcttttgaccAGCGAAGTGTGATCGTGTTTCATCTCTCCTGGATCTACACGAGCAGTTTTTGTTTACTCCGAGACATGGGCCGACAGGAATCGATAGATGTGGATAGGTGCTTAGGTAGCAGTAGCAGTGGAGAGTCAACTGATTAATAAGCACGTGGTCCATGTTGTTGCTCGAGGTATTTTATTTCCTGTTGGCTGTTGCGCATAAAAACGCTGGTGAAAAATtgggttttagtcccggttggagggacAGGTCTCAAAAatctaaccgggactaatcattcgggactaaaAGTTCCATCTTTAGTTCCGGGTATTTCACCGAGACTAAAAAGttcttaaaaaataaaaaaaaagtgggCCGCGCGGCCCTAGCTGCTCGTGCCCCACCACCGCGCTCCTGCCACAGGTCGCGCGTCGTTCCATGGCCTTGGCCATGGCTGCCGGTGCCCCGCCACCCCTAGCAAGCCGACCGCGGGAGGCGGTCCCGGCCGCCGCGTGCCCCACCCTCGCCCCGCTGCTCGGGCAGTTGCCCGTGCCGGCCTGCTCGTGCTGGCCCCGTGCTGGCCGCCTGCCCGCTCcggctcgcccgcccgcgccggagctgccagcctggaagaaagggagaggaggacgaggaagaaagggagaggaggatgaggaagaagagcgTTGCCTGTGTGCGCAAgataagaaagggagaggaggagaagataaggtggaaaGAGGGGGGAGCCGCGTGGAAAAGGGGtcttttagtctcggttggaggCACCGACTGGGATTAAACGTCCCACCAGATTTCCTCCattacaatcgggactaaagggggttctTTAATCCTGGTTGATATCACTAACTGGGATTAAAGGGCCCGTTGGAGGTGGCCCTCGATGATGGGAAtttgactcgggactaaaggccctttagtcctggatcGAAAAACAACCCGAACTAAAAATGTTGAGTGGAAGGTTTCTTCTCTACTTAGTGAAAGCGCAAGAGGTTTGGTTGCTAAAAGACTCGGCAGTAGTTTAGATTGCACGAGATGGTCTTTTTGTCTCGGCTCTGGGACTAATATTATCTACGGTTTTGCATAGTGCTTGACGTCTTGGAAAGACACATCTTGGTTTGGTCTACGTCCTTCTCATGAAGTCAGCAGGTAGAAACGAGAACAAGTAAAATTTGGTGgatacccaaaaaaaaaaggtcgtTGGAGTCGACTTGCTGGCCGATATGGCCATGCGTGCGTCGTCATCTGATATAGAGTATTTGCAACGCGTAAAGCTGCCGTCAGCGAGTGCTCCTTCAACGTGATCCGCAACTAAGAGCTGCGAGGCTGCGATCGAAGAGGTAGGATGAGTGGCGCGTGACACTGGAAGCCTAAACGATCCCGATTTCGTCGCTCGTTCTCCTCTTCTCGATGAATTTTTCACATGGTGTGAGTAACGCTAATGCGCTTTGCCGGCCGGCCGTTTTCCTCGGACGTGCTCTTCCGGTCTTCCTACAAGATGCATGATGCGTTCTGTTTTTTCAGCTTCGTCTGTTCACTATGAATCCATGCAAGAATATGAGTCGATTCTTTCTCACTACCTCCAGTGATGATGAATCAATTCATCTCCTCCACATCAAACCATGATTAGCTTTTGGAGGGACCGCAGGAGATGTCTTTAAGACTTGGCGATGCACAGTCCATGTGACCATGTCACACCATGTATATAGCACAATAAAACCTGGCGTGGTGATGTTAAACATCAGCGCGATCAAGGTTGGCGTGGACCCAGTCGCCGAGAGctgttcttttttaaaaatcgttttaaaaaatcaaaatatcttTAAAACAAATACGCGGCTGGTGCGGGGCGCGGGCCTGAAGCTGCAGCGGTGCATCTTGCTGTATGGGTGGGCGGTGGGCTGTGATGGTCCGGCCTGTGAACCTTGTGTAAAGAAGGCCCACTCTCTGCTGCGTTGGTGTTTTGTTTGTATGGGAGCTAGTGTGATGGTGGATATGGTCTAGCAAAGAACAGAGAGCAACAAATGGGCCAATGAATGTTGGTTGGATCTCTGATGCGGGCTGCTTTAACTGGGTCGTCGATTTTGGCACCCGTCATCGTTCGTTCGTTCGTTTGGTCGCGTTTTGGTGCTCGCAGGGTCGCACACCTGCGCGTGGCACCCACTcgtcattttcctttttttgaaaGGGGCATCGAACGCCAAAAGAATTCCCCGCCTGAATACATTGCATTGGAGCCGCAATAAAAATCACCGCTCGAAGGTTACAACTCAGCACAGAGCACGGCCACTTGTCAGTGCCGGTGTTCTTGAGCCATAGCCTGAAATTTCGCAATTCTCAGGCATCTCATATGTAGGAGCTTCGGAGGAATAAACATGGCATCTCTGATCTCTGTGCACTACTCCTACATTCCGCCTTCCGGGCAATACACGCAGTAACCGATCGAGTTTACCACGATCATCTTTGCGTCGGGCCGGCGTAAGTATTCTCAGCCGAATAATACCAAATGATAGCAACTTCCTTGATGGCATTGCCCTGGCGGCCGGCAAGAATCCCTCTCACTCATCAATAAGACAATACTCCGATCCATCCCCGGGATCCAGACTAGACGCATCTTTAAATCCCCATTGACCGATGGAGACGACTCGAAGTGCGGACACCATCAAACCGATCCGCGCCAGCACCACCTTATCCGACGAGCAACGCCAGCCCAATCCattccggcggcggaggaggacccAAAAGCGACGTCAACCACTCAACCCTATCGAACCCCCAACAAACCTGAAAGTTCAAGTTCAAAGCCGACTCACTCGATAACTCACTCTACTCATCAATTAGCGGCTCTTGCAAATCAATGATGCATTCATGCCCACACGGTGAGAGAGAAGCCAAGAGGCCGCCCGCTGCCGTCCATACGTGATACGTGCATAGGAGCCGCGCGCTCCAGGAAAATATCGTCGAAACCGCGGCATGGCACACGAGTAAGCGCGGGTCCCCGTCGGTGGCGCCGTGACCGCATGGGCAGGCCGTGCCGCCGGGGACGTCTGCCTCGCGCCCGTTCGTTCTCCGCCGCTCGACGTGCGGCAGCCGGTTGCTTTCCGGGCTCAAAACCTCCTCCCCGCCGACACGCCGGTTCTGCTCCGACTCCCAGCGCGCGGGCGTCGTCGTCTGCTCGCGGCGCTCCGTTTCCCTTGCCACTTCCGGCGCTCGGCTTTCTGCCGTGAATCCGCGATGGGACTGTCTGCAATGAACACGCGAGGGAGGGGGACACTTTGGTGCCTGAATCTGACTGAGTCTCCATTAGTCCACTTGGCTCCTGTTTAGCGTTGGCGACCGACGCTGACGCCCGACCGTGCTAGCGTCACAAACTCCGGATCAGCGGCAGTAAGTGGTAACCGATCGTCGATCGAGCTGGTTCAGACTATTCCTTCTTCGTGCAAAGGCACTGATTCTGAACGAGCTAGAGGCCAGAGTTGCAGAGCGGAGACGCAGCTCTGGTTTCTCCCTGAAACGGTGCTGCCGAACTTCTCTCGGAACGTGCGTGACGTCAGTGGAAGATATGGACGCTGGGAAACGACGATGTAAATGCAGCGAGACGACGACATGGCTAGGGATAGAGACGACGGACTTCATTGTCACGTAATCTCCACGGTTGCAGAAGATTCCAAACGGACAGGTCCCCAAAACAGAGACTTTCTTGTCCGGCTAACAGTTCCAATTCCAACGAAAGGTTCTAGAACTTCAGAACACTAGCTAGAACTTGACTGAACTGAACATGCTGCGAAGAGACTTCGACGGAACAAATTTTGATGAAACAAAATATTCCGAACCTGCCATCCTTCACTCTTTTTCAAACATGTGCAGTGTATTCTTAGACCTGTTTGGATAGCCCTGTTGTATCAggatatttgatgctaattaagaatattaaatataaactaattgtATGATggaggctaaatcgcgagacgaatctattaagcctaattagtccatgatttgataatgtggtgctaccgtaaccatttgctaatgatggattaattagacttaatagatttgtctcgcgaattagcctaggaattctgcaattagttttataattcaTTCATATTTAGTCtatctaattagtattcaaacatccacGTGGTCTAATGCTATATACAACCGTGAGACGTATAGTTGCAGAGGCGCGTAGCTAGCTATGTATATGCGTACAGGCAGATCTGTTCTGCATTCTTCTACGTACACTTGATCAGATTTGAAGGGAGCAGGCGGCCTGCACGTGGCCGGAGAAttcgggcggcgccggcgcgcgcgcccaGGACGCGCCCTTCCCGGCCTCCTCGCGGAGCACGTACACGGTCTGGTCCCCGCCGTGGCATCCGGCGCCGATCACCACGACGCGCCCGTCGGGGATGGCGGAGACGGTCGCCGCGGTGAGCGCGTCCTCCGGCACCTGCGCCACCGGGCGCCACGACGCGGCAGGGCCGTCGCGCGCCACGAGGTGGCCGTCGCGAAGCATGTACATCCGCTCCGacgcccccggcgccgcgcaGCAGGTCCTCGGGCACGCGCCGTCCTCGATCAGGCCGTCCTGGACGGGCACCCAGGCCGACGTCGCCGGGTCGAAGGCCTCCGCGGAGCCAACGAAGCGGCCCTGCGCCTGCGTCGGGTACCCGCCGACGACGAGGAACCTGCCGGCGACGCAGAGGCCGCGCGGCTCGTCGCGCTCCGCCGCCATGTCCGGGAGCCACGCCCACGCGTCGGCGTCCGGGTCGTACGCCAGCGCGGACCGCAGCGCGTTCTTCTCCTcgtcgtggccgccggccacgtacacggcgccgccgacggccgcgcAGGCGAAGAAGGACCGCCGCGGCCCGGGCATggggcgcgccgcgccgccacgcaCCGGTGAGGAAGTCGTACACGAACACCGCGTCCATCGGCGCCCACGTCTCCGGATCCCAGCCGCCGACGACCACCAGCCGCTTCCTCCCCTGCCCGCCGTCCAAGGCGGCCACCTGGCAGAACAGGGGCAGGCTCTCCGTCGGCCCGGgcagcgccggcagcggcgcccaCCGCCCCTCCACCGGGTCCAGCAGCACCATCCGGTACGAGTTCGCGGGCCCCCCCGAGGCCGCGGTCGACGAGTGCTTgtgcgccgccggagccgcgtCGTCGGCCGGCGCCGCTGGCTGCGCCTGGGCAAGCGCGAgcaccggccgcgccagccCCTCCGCCCGGCGCAGGCGGTGGTAGTCCGGCGACTCCACCTCCGACTTCCACTGGCGCGAGATGCGGCGGACCACCGGCAGCTGGTCGAAGCCCACCCGGACGAGGCACTCcctcgccacctcctccggcaaCCCGGGGATCAGCTCACCCATTGCAGATAATGCCTTGATCAGCTGCGTCTGGCCGTAAGCGATGTTCCGATCGATGGATCGAAGCTGGATTCGTGCAAGAAACGAGAGGCTGTTCTCTGAGCTCTGTGTGTGTTTGATGGTTTTTTGTGTGAGGCGAGTGGCGGGAGCAGATTGGGGTATTTATATGGAGATGGAGGCTGGGGCAGACAGAGCAATAGCAAGCGCGCGATATTTTGAGGACTGTGTGGGTCCAGTTGCTTCCAGAGCTTTTTTGTTCAATGATTTACGTGTGGGGATGGCTTCTCCTGGATTTTAATCCGTTTGTGATAAACCACATGTCACTTCGTTTGTCAGGATGCGTTGTCGATAGGCACAAATGGCATGTCGATAGGCTTCGCTAGAGGTAAGCGTGCCACGTCAGCGATGAGAACTGAGGATCGCAGGCTT
It includes:
- the LOC101777441 gene encoding LOW QUALITY PROTEIN: F-box/kelch-repeat protein At1g80440-like (The sequence of the model RefSeq protein was modified relative to this genomic sequence to represent the inferred CDS: deleted 1 base in 1 codon); the encoded protein is MGELIPGLPEEVARECLVRVGFDQLPVVRRISRQWKSEVESPDYHRLRRAEGLARPVLALAQAQPAAPADDAAPAAHKHSSTAASGGPANSYRMVLLDPVEGRWAPLPALPGPTESLPLFCQVAALDGGQGRKRLVVVGGWDPETWAPMDAVFVYDFLTGAWRRGAPMPGPRRSFFACAAVGGAVYVAGGHDEEKNALRSALAYDPDADAWAWLPDMAAERDEPRGLCVAGRFLVVGGYPTQAQGRFVGSAEAFDPATSAWVPVQDGLIEDGACPRTCCAAPGASERMYMLRDGHLVARDGPAASWRPVAQVPEDALTAATVSAIPDGRVVVIGAGCHGGDQTVYVLREEAGKGASWARAPAPPEFSGHVQAACSLQI